From Luteococcus japonicus, one genomic window encodes:
- a CDS encoding neutral zinc metallopeptidase: MTQQQWPGRQDNPWGPPQGSPWGTGGARQRPSGGQQAQLGHPGQVFGQQGYQQRPPYQYPVGRPPYPGQTYGRPPRRRRNPLVTLLKALLVLAVMGFLGLLLLGWVLTKVVETMPVPAPTEVATMAQPPASEASQLPSNQPSVQPTSAASAPPGGYQNDDYAVPPADTRPPGLPEPETYEEATSLLKANPLYATAVPRPVRCDMREIDVDNASKPELTTHLNDMMGCLMRVWEQPLTDAGFKPVRPSVTVYSGSVTTKCGKLPAANAVYCGADQQVYYAEDLPTVVPRSLRGSRFITEAVVAHEFGHAVQARSAILISELAWEEKSSKSTGLQLSRRLEVQADCFAGQFLGSIQQSTQMSDEELANVGKLFYSIGDDVLTGRKNYEGNHGSGASRMAWTGTGLESTSVGACNSFSAPAQKVR, encoded by the coding sequence GTGACGCAGCAGCAGTGGCCCGGCCGGCAGGACAACCCGTGGGGACCGCCCCAGGGAAGCCCGTGGGGCACTGGTGGCGCGCGCCAGCGGCCGTCCGGCGGGCAGCAGGCACAGTTGGGGCATCCCGGGCAGGTCTTCGGGCAGCAGGGGTACCAACAGCGTCCCCCCTACCAGTACCCGGTGGGCAGGCCGCCATACCCGGGCCAGACCTACGGGCGTCCTCCGCGTCGTCGTCGCAACCCGCTGGTGACACTGCTCAAGGCACTGCTGGTGCTGGCCGTGATGGGCTTCCTTGGCCTGCTTCTGTTGGGCTGGGTGTTGACCAAGGTGGTCGAGACCATGCCGGTGCCCGCCCCCACCGAGGTTGCGACGATGGCACAGCCGCCCGCCTCAGAGGCCAGCCAACTGCCGTCGAACCAACCGTCGGTGCAACCGACATCAGCGGCCTCCGCGCCCCCGGGCGGTTACCAGAATGACGACTATGCCGTGCCCCCTGCCGACACTCGCCCGCCCGGCCTCCCGGAGCCCGAGACCTACGAGGAGGCCACCAGCCTGCTGAAGGCGAACCCGCTGTATGCCACCGCGGTGCCGCGCCCGGTGCGCTGCGACATGCGGGAGATCGACGTGGACAATGCCTCCAAGCCAGAGCTGACCACGCACCTGAACGACATGATGGGCTGCCTGATGCGCGTCTGGGAGCAGCCCCTGACCGATGCCGGCTTCAAACCGGTCCGCCCCAGCGTGACCGTCTATTCGGGCAGCGTGACCACCAAGTGTGGGAAGTTGCCGGCCGCCAATGCCGTCTACTGCGGGGCGGACCAGCAGGTCTACTACGCGGAGGACCTCCCGACGGTCGTGCCCCGCTCACTGCGCGGTTCCCGCTTCATCACCGAGGCCGTCGTGGCCCACGAGTTCGGGCACGCCGTGCAGGCACGCAGTGCCATCCTCATCTCCGAACTCGCGTGGGAGGAGAAGTCCAGCAAGTCCACGGGTCTGCAGCTGAGCCGTCGCCTGGAGGTGCAGGCGGACTGCTTCGCCGGGCAGTTCCTGGGCTCCATCCAGCAGTCGACACAGATGAGCGACGAGGAACTGGCCAATGTGGGCAAGCTCTTCTACTCGATCGGCGACGACGTGTTGACCGGCCGCAAGA
- a CDS encoding VanZ family protein, giving the protein MSGQGGAVLTNALNSLAAGALLSVVLLIPVVVWQYRRYGEIAEVRLGLIGALLVYCSALVAYTMFPLPDPSTLTDAWCARRVSFNPDPMDGVRRVARATQGLPHRQTLLDHTVLELVFNVVLFVPLGWFGRRILEWKVLTTLAVGVGVCLLIELTQYTGIYGIFPCAYRLADVVDLVTNTTGTVVGIALAMLFPRLFPTSDQLEADADRAREVDRGRRWLGQVLDAAYFVIALAAAGFGLALVMSAAGLATRQDPSRLWTVVMVAADLLALVFAVLSFTGDGSSLGQRTTFLRPVVRGSKRAPSGRRRLLRPFVTMVPVAVLVFGQPTGTGRLVGLAWAALAVLSILLSRRGLSGLALGLDYSDKRERPA; this is encoded by the coding sequence GTGTCCGGGCAGGGTGGTGCAGTGCTCACCAATGCCCTTAACTCGCTCGCCGCGGGCGCCCTGTTGTCCGTCGTGCTCCTCATCCCCGTGGTGGTGTGGCAGTACCGACGCTATGGCGAGATCGCCGAGGTGCGTCTGGGGCTGATCGGGGCACTGCTGGTCTACTGCTCGGCGCTGGTGGCCTACACGATGTTCCCGCTGCCGGATCCGTCCACCTTGACCGACGCCTGGTGTGCCCGGCGCGTCAGCTTCAACCCCGACCCGATGGACGGTGTACGACGGGTGGCGCGCGCGACGCAGGGGCTGCCACACCGACAGACGCTGCTGGACCACACCGTGCTGGAACTCGTCTTCAACGTCGTGCTCTTCGTCCCACTGGGCTGGTTCGGCCGCCGGATCCTCGAGTGGAAGGTCTTGACGACGCTGGCCGTGGGCGTGGGCGTCTGCCTGCTGATCGAGCTGACCCAGTACACCGGCATCTACGGGATCTTCCCCTGCGCCTACCGACTGGCCGACGTGGTGGACCTGGTCACGAACACGACCGGCACTGTGGTGGGCATTGCCCTCGCCATGCTCTTTCCCCGGCTCTTCCCCACCTCGGACCAGTTGGAGGCCGATGCGGACCGTGCGCGCGAGGTGGACCGTGGTCGACGTTGGCTGGGGCAGGTCCTGGATGCCGCCTACTTCGTCATCGCGCTGGCGGCGGCGGGCTTTGGTCTGGCGCTGGTGATGTCCGCCGCCGGACTGGCCACGCGACAGGACCCGTCGCGGCTGTGGACCGTCGTGATGGTGGCCGCCGACCTGCTGGCGCTGGTCTTCGCGGTGCTCTCCTTCACCGGTGACGGTTCGTCGTTGGGCCAGCGCACCACCTTCCTGCGGCCGGTCGTTCGGGGCAGCAAGCGGGCACCGTCGGGCCGGCGACGGCTGCTGCGCCCCTTCGTGACGATGGTTCCGGTGGCGGTCCTGGTCTTCGGTCAGCCGACGGGGACCGGACGGCTCGTGGGCCTGGCCTGGGCAGCCCTGGCTGTGCTGTCCATCCTCCTGTCACGCCGCGGACTGAGCGGGCTTGCGCTCGGCCTTGACTACTCCGACAAGCGGGAACGCCCGGCATGA
- a CDS encoding DUF2207 family protein has product MSRLFTRPSRLLAAGLLGATLGLGGLAAPAHAETGGNTMQVDGRVLPDGRLEVTETITFAGDLPRQFEQRFALTEDTLDRAHYSFDVDSVTAKAGGKDLGLTITTQDEAKTVAVNTSGAKGPVTISYVVTGAAREAAPVAGEPARTEVTWNVLQGLDVPLSQVSGGIDTPGAISFVNCESGPVQRLSPCTTFGGGTHGSPQPSFTDGPRAAGEVITLDFAVPGSVVAPNARIEHKWSLDRAFSVNRNTLLASLLPLLLGGALLFWLHRRAGRDLEEHQITPVAEFTPVGPGESSFTVLHDVRPGHVGTVADERVDPIDVTATLLDLAVRGWLRIVELPRDGAHKALDWTFERTAGGEGDLRPFELHLLDAVAPAEGPAAVVSTISEAVTPVVERVQHELYADVVRRGWFDRSPEQTRSRWTMLGWATLVLAIIATIGLVTFTTFGLVGFALTALALGALLIAQEMPRRTTHGSALLAGLSALASQLRTQPTAQLPTGRELAELSRILPYAVVLGGRERWVDALVAADDDDTPDGDDLDWYRAPGDWHLRDLPDSLNAFIVSVQGQLFGR; this is encoded by the coding sequence GTGTCACGTCTGTTCACCCGCCCCTCGCGACTGCTCGCAGCGGGACTGCTGGGCGCCACCCTCGGCCTGGGCGGCCTCGCGGCTCCTGCGCATGCGGAGACCGGCGGCAACACGATGCAGGTCGACGGACGGGTCCTTCCCGATGGTCGCCTCGAGGTCACCGAGACGATCACCTTCGCCGGTGACCTCCCACGCCAGTTCGAACAACGCTTCGCGCTCACCGAGGACACGCTGGACAGGGCGCACTACAGCTTCGACGTCGACTCCGTGACGGCCAAGGCCGGCGGCAAGGACCTCGGCCTCACCATCACCACCCAGGACGAGGCCAAGACGGTGGCGGTGAACACCTCCGGCGCCAAGGGGCCGGTGACGATCAGCTATGTCGTGACCGGGGCCGCGCGTGAGGCCGCACCGGTCGCGGGCGAGCCCGCCCGCACCGAGGTCACGTGGAATGTTCTGCAGGGCTTGGACGTCCCGCTGTCCCAGGTCAGCGGCGGCATCGACACTCCCGGCGCCATCAGCTTCGTCAACTGCGAGTCCGGACCCGTCCAGCGGCTCAGCCCCTGCACCACCTTCGGTGGTGGCACCCACGGATCGCCGCAACCGAGCTTCACCGACGGGCCCCGCGCCGCGGGCGAGGTGATCACCCTGGACTTCGCCGTGCCCGGGAGCGTCGTCGCACCCAACGCGCGGATCGAGCACAAGTGGTCCCTGGACCGCGCCTTCAGCGTGAACCGCAACACCCTGCTCGCCTCCCTGCTGCCGCTGTTGCTGGGTGGTGCCCTGCTCTTCTGGCTGCACCGGCGCGCCGGCCGTGACCTCGAGGAACACCAGATCACCCCTGTGGCCGAGTTCACCCCCGTAGGACCGGGGGAGAGCAGCTTCACGGTCCTGCATGACGTGCGGCCCGGCCATGTCGGCACCGTCGCCGACGAGCGCGTCGACCCGATCGACGTCACCGCCACCCTGCTGGACCTCGCCGTGCGCGGCTGGCTGCGGATCGTCGAGCTACCCCGTGATGGCGCCCACAAGGCACTGGACTGGACCTTTGAGCGCACCGCCGGGGGAGAGGGCGACCTGAGGCCCTTCGAGCTCCACCTGCTCGATGCCGTCGCGCCGGCCGAGGGTCCCGCGGCCGTGGTGTCCACCATCTCGGAGGCCGTCACCCCCGTCGTCGAACGCGTCCAGCACGAGCTCTACGCCGACGTGGTGCGGCGCGGCTGGTTCGACCGGAGCCCAGAACAGACCCGCAGCCGCTGGACGATGCTCGGCTGGGCGACGCTGGTCCTGGCGATCATCGCCACGATCGGCCTGGTGACCTTCACCACCTTCGGCCTGGTGGGCTTCGCGCTGACCGCCCTCGCCCTGGGGGCACTGCTCATCGCCCAGGAGATGCCGCGCCGCACCACCCACGGCTCGGCACTACTGGCCGGTCTGTCCGCGCTCGCCTCGCAGTTGCGCACCCAGCCCACCGCCCAGCTGCCGACCGGACGCGAACTGGCCGAGCTGTCCCGGATCCTGCCCTATGCAGTGGTGCTCGGCGGGCGGGAACGTTGGGTCGACGCCCTGGTGGCCGCCGATGACGATGACACCCCGGACGGCGACGACCTCGACTGGTACCGGGCGCCCGGTGACTGGCACCTGAGAGACCTGCCCGACTCGCTCAATGCCTTCATTGTCAGCGTCCAGGGGCAGCTATTCGGCCGCTGA
- a CDS encoding glycine hydroxymethyltransferase, with protein sequence MVPSRLPASGVLVTDVASTNSTAASAYRTMLDIIGGVEPRIADATRQELTDQRESLKLIASENYASLPTLMTMGTWFSDKYAEGTVGHRFYAGCQNVDTVESVAAEHARELFGAEYAYVQPHSGIDANLVAYWAILNKRIESPELERLGAKTVNDLSEEDWETLRKTFNSQRVMGMSLDAGGHLTHGFRHNISGKMFHQRSYGTDPESQLIDYDKLRADAKEFKPLILIAGYSAYPRRVNFAKMREIADEVGATLFVDMAHFAGLVAGKVFTGEENPIAYADVVASTTHKSLRGPRGGFVLSTAEYAPSIDKGCPMVLGGPLSHVMAAKAVAFAEARQESFQAYAQNVADNAQSLAEGLMRRGVKLVTGGTDNHLNLLDVTSSFGLTGRQAESALLDSGVVTNRNSIPNDPNGAWYTSGVRIGTPALTSRGFGADEFDTVAELIVDVLKNTTPVTASTGKPGKAKYAVADGVAQRTKDASAELLGKFPLYPGLEL encoded by the coding sequence ATGGTCCCCAGCCGCCTTCCTGCCTCAGGAGTCCTAGTGACCGACGTCGCGTCCACCAACAGCACTGCCGCCAGCGCCTACCGCACCATGCTCGACATCATCGGCGGAGTGGAGCCGCGTATCGCGGACGCCACCCGTCAGGAGCTGACCGACCAGCGCGAGAGCCTCAAGCTGATCGCCAGCGAGAACTACGCCAGCCTGCCAACGCTGATGACCATGGGTACGTGGTTCAGTGACAAGTACGCCGAGGGCACCGTCGGTCACCGCTTCTACGCCGGTTGCCAGAACGTCGACACCGTCGAGTCCGTCGCCGCCGAGCACGCCCGCGAGCTCTTCGGCGCCGAGTACGCCTATGTGCAGCCCCACTCCGGCATCGACGCCAACCTGGTGGCCTACTGGGCGATCCTCAACAAGCGGATCGAGAGCCCCGAGCTGGAGCGCCTGGGCGCCAAGACCGTCAACGACCTGTCCGAGGAGGACTGGGAGACGCTGCGCAAGACCTTCAACTCCCAGCGCGTGATGGGCATGAGCCTGGACGCCGGCGGCCACCTGACCCACGGCTTCCGCCACAACATCTCCGGCAAGATGTTCCACCAGCGCTCCTACGGCACCGACCCCGAGTCCCAACTGATCGACTACGACAAGCTGCGGGCCGATGCCAAGGAGTTCAAGCCGCTGATCCTGATTGCCGGCTACTCCGCCTACCCGCGTCGCGTGAACTTCGCCAAGATGCGCGAGATCGCCGACGAGGTGGGCGCCACCCTGTTCGTCGACATGGCTCACTTCGCGGGTCTGGTGGCCGGCAAGGTCTTCACCGGCGAGGAGAACCCCATCGCCTACGCCGACGTGGTCGCCTCCACCACCCACAAGTCGCTGCGCGGCCCCCGCGGTGGTTTCGTGCTGAGCACCGCCGAATACGCCCCGTCGATCGACAAGGGCTGCCCGATGGTGCTGGGTGGCCCGCTGAGCCACGTGATGGCCGCCAAGGCCGTCGCCTTCGCCGAGGCGCGCCAGGAGAGCTTCCAGGCCTACGCCCAGAACGTCGCCGACAACGCGCAGAGTCTGGCCGAGGGCCTGATGAGGCGCGGCGTGAAGCTGGTCACCGGTGGCACCGACAACCACCTGAACCTGCTCGACGTCACCAGCAGCTTCGGGCTGACCGGTCGCCAGGCCGAGAGCGCCCTCCTCGACTCGGGCGTCGTGACCAACCGCAACTCGATCCCGAACGACCCGAACGGTGCCTGGTACACCTCCGGCGTGCGGATCGGCACCCCGGCCCTGACCTCGCGCGGCTTCGGTGCCGACGAGTTCGACACCGTCGCCGAGCTGATCGTCGACGTGCTGAAGAACACCACGCCCGTCACCGCCAGCACCGGCAAGCCGGGCAAGGCCAAGTACGCCGTGGCCGACGGTGTCGCACAGCGCACCAAGGACGCCTCGGCCGAGCTGCTGGGCAAGTTCCCGCTGTACCCCGGCCTGGAGCTCTGA
- the rlmB gene encoding 23S rRNA (guanosine(2251)-2'-O)-methyltransferase RlmB produces the protein MAGNSSRRGATTKGKGKTAGSGGRVRKGLEGRGPTPKAEERTYHKAYKAKQVKPGTTKEQLARRQGGSRTASRPAGKVGAEWVVGRNPVYESLQAGMPVKGIYVAEGAERDSRLADVLKLAAENSLPLLQITRGELDRMTGGAVHQGLALQLPSYDYAHPDDLMADSLEGETAPLVVFCDGITDPHNLGAIIRSAAAFGANGVLIPERRSASMTAVAWKSSAGAAARIPVAMATNLNRAIESYQKAGFTVVGLAGEGDVEIGGIPGVDGPLVVVVGSEGDGLARLTRDKCDHLVSIPITSTVESLNASVATSIALYEISRCR, from the coding sequence ATGGCCGGAAACTCTTCTCGTCGAGGCGCCACCACCAAGGGCAAGGGCAAGACCGCCGGATCGGGCGGACGGGTCCGCAAGGGCCTTGAGGGCCGCGGCCCGACACCCAAGGCCGAGGAACGCACCTACCACAAGGCCTACAAGGCCAAGCAGGTGAAGCCCGGCACCACCAAGGAGCAGCTGGCCCGTCGCCAGGGCGGCAGCCGGACCGCGTCCAGGCCTGCAGGCAAGGTCGGCGCCGAGTGGGTCGTGGGCCGCAATCCCGTCTATGAGTCGCTGCAGGCGGGCATGCCGGTCAAGGGCATCTACGTCGCCGAGGGCGCCGAGCGTGACTCCCGGCTGGCCGACGTGCTGAAGCTGGCGGCGGAGAACTCCCTGCCCTTGCTGCAGATCACCCGGGGTGAGCTGGACCGGATGACCGGCGGTGCCGTCCACCAGGGCCTGGCCCTGCAGCTGCCCAGCTATGACTACGCCCACCCCGACGACCTGATGGCGGACTCGCTTGAGGGCGAGACTGCCCCCCTGGTGGTCTTCTGCGACGGCATCACGGACCCGCACAATCTGGGCGCCATCATCCGTTCCGCAGCTGCCTTCGGTGCCAACGGGGTGTTGATCCCCGAGCGTCGCAGCGCGTCGATGACCGCGGTGGCGTGGAAGAGCTCGGCCGGTGCGGCCGCCCGCATCCCCGTCGCGATGGCCACCAACCTGAACCGAGCCATCGAGAGCTACCAGAAGGCCGGCTTCACCGTCGTCGGTCTGGCCGGTGAGGGCGATGTGGAGATCGGCGGGATCCCCGGTGTCGACGGCCCGCTTGTGGTCGTGGTCGGCTCCGAGGGCGACGGCCTGGCCCGCCTGACCCGGGACAAGTGCGACCACCTGGTCAGCATCCCGATCACCTCGACGGTTGAATCGCTCAACGCGAGCGTCGCCACCTCGATCGCGCTCTACGAGATCAGCCGCTGCCGCTGA
- the cysS gene encoding cysteine--tRNA ligase: MNFRLYDSATRQLTDFEPLEEGKVSIYHCGLTVQSAPHLGHIRKEVVFDVLRRWLAFSGYDVTIVANVTDIDDKILAKSAEAGVEWWAHAYRFENELHAAYRSLGCLPPTYEPRATGHIPEMVELIGELIEKGHAYPAPDESGDVYFDVKSWPAYGSLSHQKADDMEAAADSDPRGKRDPRDFALWKGWKQGEPTTASWPSPWGRGRPGWHIECSAMAGKYLGDAFDIHGGGLDLRFPHHENELAQSTAAGRPFAKYWMHNAWVTMAGEKMSKSLGNTALVTEVTKTYNPRAVRFFLLAPHYRSMIEFSPADEESRGSLVEAEKAIERIDSFLERAVAFNQAHAEELGATHEWFAERALPQAFADAMNEDLGTPKAVAVLFEEISQGNKALAAKDLTAVGRHLMAVRDMLDVFGLDPEADEWAHLSSDKGSDLEPVVDALVQKLLAQRAEARAHKDWAAADAIRDTLATTGLKITDTPEGARWELEN; encoded by the coding sequence GTGAACTTCCGTCTGTATGACAGCGCCACCCGCCAGCTGACCGACTTCGAGCCCCTCGAAGAGGGCAAGGTGTCGATCTACCACTGTGGCCTGACCGTGCAGAGCGCCCCTCACCTGGGCCACATCCGCAAGGAGGTCGTCTTCGACGTCCTGCGTCGCTGGCTGGCCTTCTCCGGCTACGACGTGACGATCGTCGCGAATGTCACCGACATCGATGACAAGATCCTCGCCAAGTCTGCCGAGGCCGGCGTCGAGTGGTGGGCCCACGCCTACCGCTTCGAGAACGAGCTGCACGCCGCCTACCGGTCCTTGGGATGCCTGCCGCCCACCTACGAGCCGCGCGCCACCGGTCACATCCCGGAGATGGTCGAGCTGATCGGTGAGCTCATCGAGAAGGGCCACGCCTACCCTGCCCCCGACGAGTCCGGTGACGTCTACTTCGACGTGAAGAGCTGGCCCGCCTATGGCAGCCTGAGCCACCAGAAGGCCGACGACATGGAGGCCGCCGCGGACTCCGATCCGCGCGGCAAGCGGGATCCCCGCGACTTCGCGCTGTGGAAGGGCTGGAAGCAGGGCGAACCGACCACCGCCTCCTGGCCCTCGCCCTGGGGACGCGGCCGTCCGGGCTGGCACATCGAGTGCTCCGCGATGGCCGGCAAGTACCTCGGCGACGCCTTCGACATCCACGGTGGTGGCCTTGACCTGCGCTTCCCGCACCACGAGAACGAGCTGGCTCAGTCGACCGCGGCCGGACGCCCCTTCGCGAAGTACTGGATGCACAACGCCTGGGTCACCATGGCGGGCGAGAAGATGAGCAAGTCGCTGGGCAACACGGCGCTGGTGACCGAGGTGACCAAGACCTACAACCCGCGCGCCGTGCGCTTCTTCCTGCTGGCGCCGCACTACCGCAGCATGATCGAGTTCTCCCCCGCCGACGAGGAGTCGCGCGGCTCCCTGGTGGAGGCGGAGAAGGCGATCGAGCGGATCGACTCCTTCCTGGAGCGGGCCGTCGCCTTCAACCAGGCACACGCCGAGGAATTGGGTGCCACCCACGAGTGGTTTGCCGAGCGGGCTCTGCCGCAGGCCTTTGCCGACGCGATGAATGAGGACCTGGGCACCCCCAAGGCCGTCGCCGTGCTCTTCGAGGAGATCAGCCAGGGCAACAAGGCGCTGGCCGCCAAGGATCTGACCGCGGTGGGCCGGCACCTGATGGCGGTCCGCGACATGCTGGACGTCTTCGGGCTGGACCCCGAGGCGGACGAGTGGGCGCACCTGTCCTCTGACAAGGGCTCCGACCTGGAGCCCGTCGTCGACGCGCTGGTGCAGAAGCTGCTGGCCCAGCGGGCCGAGGCCCGCGCCCACAAGGACTGGGCCGCTGCCGACGCGATCCGCGACACCCTGGCCACCACCGGCCTGAAGATCACCGACACCCCCGAGGGTGCTCGCTGGGAACTGGAGAACTGA
- a CDS encoding DUF4032 domain-containing protein, whose amino-acid sequence MPRFLSAKPDARLIPLPWGTPLAEWPTEQLVALPRGISRHVVRFITVGDQVYAAKEVIEHAAIHEYRMLHDLMRLNTPAVEPLGVVTGRIGPDGQPLDPVLITKHLQFSLPYRSLFTSGVRQDTVLRLIDALVVLLARLHLLGFLWGDVSLSNVLFRRDAGAFAAYLVDAETGELHDELTDGQREHDLQIARTNLFGEFLDLEAGGLLDEALDPLNLVETIENRYRELWAELTGVEEFGGNELHRIESRVRRLNALGFDVAELDITTSPNGETVRIQPKVVDAGHHSRRLMRLTGLDTEENQARRLLNDLDTFRARTNQQHVDEAQVAHQWLTQVFEPTVAVIPPDLAGKRESAQFFHEVLDYRWYASQHRGHEVSTIDAAHGYVQDVLRNLPDEAIADSAMDQIADGNRILANPFDPSQGYADDTAEKPYDPWEDGVDDDLPPAPFGGFDIAALRAKAKG is encoded by the coding sequence GTGCCTCGATTCCTGTCCGCAAAACCCGATGCCCGGCTGATCCCCCTGCCCTGGGGAACCCCCTTGGCCGAGTGGCCCACCGAGCAGCTCGTCGCGCTGCCCCGCGGCATCTCCCGCCACGTGGTGCGCTTCATCACCGTCGGGGACCAGGTCTATGCGGCCAAGGAGGTCATCGAGCATGCGGCGATCCACGAGTACCGCATGCTGCACGACCTGATGCGGCTCAACACGCCCGCAGTCGAGCCGCTGGGCGTGGTGACCGGCAGGATCGGACCCGACGGCCAGCCGCTCGACCCGGTGCTCATCACCAAGCACCTGCAGTTCAGCCTTCCCTACCGCAGCTTGTTCACCTCCGGCGTGCGCCAGGACACGGTGCTGCGGCTGATCGACGCGCTGGTGGTGCTGCTGGCCCGCCTGCACCTGCTCGGCTTCCTGTGGGGCGACGTCTCGCTGTCCAATGTGCTCTTCCGTCGCGATGCCGGCGCCTTCGCGGCCTACCTTGTTGATGCGGAGACCGGCGAGCTGCACGACGAGCTCACCGACGGACAGCGTGAGCACGACCTGCAGATTGCTCGCACCAACCTGTTCGGCGAATTCCTGGACCTGGAGGCCGGCGGTCTGCTGGACGAGGCGCTGGACCCGCTGAACCTCGTCGAGACCATCGAGAACCGCTACCGCGAGTTGTGGGCCGAGCTGACCGGCGTCGAGGAGTTCGGCGGCAATGAGCTGCACCGCATCGAGTCCCGGGTGCGTCGACTCAATGCCCTGGGCTTCGACGTGGCAGAGCTGGACATCACCACCTCCCCCAATGGCGAGACGGTGCGGATCCAGCCCAAGGTGGTCGACGCCGGCCACCACTCCCGTCGGCTGATGCGGCTCACCGGTCTGGACACCGAGGAGAACCAGGCCAGACGGCTGCTCAATGACCTGGACACCTTCCGGGCCCGCACCAACCAGCAGCATGTGGACGAGGCGCAGGTGGCGCACCAGTGGCTCACCCAGGTCTTCGAGCCCACCGTCGCCGTGATCCCTCCAGACCTGGCGGGCAAACGTGAATCTGCACAGTTCTTCCACGAGGTGCTGGACTACCGCTGGTACGCCAGCCAGCACCGCGGCCACGAGGTCTCCACCATCGACGCCGCCCACGGCTATGTGCAGGACGTGCTGCGCAATCTCCCCGACGAGGCCATCGCGGACAGCGCCATGGACCAGATCGCCGATGGCAACCGGATCCTGGCCAACCCCTTCGACCCCTCGCAGGGCTATGCCGACGACACCGCGGAGAAGCCCTATGACCCCTGGGAGGACGGCGTCGACGACGACCTGCCCCCAGCACCCTTCGGCGGCTTCGACATCGCGGCCCTGCGCGCGAAGGCGAAGGGCTGA